The DNA window TTCAAGTCCTTCTTTATTTCTCCATCTGACAAATAATTCAATGCCCCACCAATAAAAATTTTACCGATATGTTGAATGGACAGTTCATCCACATCAAACTTAGGATGATGGTGAGGATAAACGGCATTTAGTTGAGGATTTCCTCCACCAACCATAAAGTAGGTGCCAGGCACTACTTGTTGATAGAAAGCGAAATCTTCACTGCCTGTCATTTTTTCTGCATCACTAACATTCTCAGTGCCTAATACCCATTTTGCAACTTCGCGAATGCGATCTGTTTCGGTCGCATCATTGAATATCGATGGACAGTCTCGAATGTAGTTGAACTTCACAGTTGCTCCCGCTGCTTCACAAGTAGATGCTGTTACTTGTTGCATAGCATTTTCAATCACGTCACGCGTCTCTTCGTCAAATGTTCGAACTGTCCCTTTTAACGAAGCTGTATCTGGAATGATATTCGTTACACTCCCACTATGAATAGCTCCTACTGTTAATGCAGCTTGACGCATTGGACTCACACGGCGGCTAATGATTTGCTGGTAGTTCACGACTAATTGACAAGCTGTAACAAGCGCATCAACCGTCATATGTGGTGATGCACCATGTCCGCCAACACCTTGGACTTCCACGTAAAAATCATCTTGTGCTGAAGACGCATAACCTTCAATCACTTGCGCGGTACCCACTGGTTCGTGTGACATAACATGAGCGCCATAAACCACATCTACTCCGTCAAGACAGCCATCTTCTATCATAAATTGTGCACCACCAGGAGTTGTTTCTTCAGCAAATTGATGCAAAAACACAATAGTCCCTGGTATCTCTTCTTTGATTTCACTTAACACTTTCGCTACTCCAAGCAGCGTCGTCGTGTGTAGATCATGTCCACACGCGTGCATAGCTCCAGCTACTTGTGATTTGTATTCGACTTGTTTTTCGTCTTGAATTGGCAATGCATCAAAGTCTGCACGAAGAGCAATTGTTTTTCCCGGTTTCCCACCTTTAAGATACCCGACAACACCCCGTCCACCTACGCCTGTTCGTACATCAAGCCCAAGTTCGATTAAATATGCCGCTATTTTTTTCGGAGTCTCTACTTCTTCGTTTGATATTTCAGGATTCCTATGCAGTTCTCGTCGAATTTCAACTAACTCTGGATAAAGCTCTTCGTAACGCGCAAACAATTTATCAAGCAACAGATTGTCCTCCTTCTAATTTTAACTCTTCTATTACACCGGCCAGATAAAGAAATGAGCTACAGTTACGAAAATCAGGCTCAATACTGCTTGTACTAAGATTAAAGGCCATACCCATTTAAACCATTTAAGAATTGGTATTCCTGCCATAGCAAGCGCTGCAAACAACAAGCCGTTCGTTGGAGAAAACATATTCGTAATGCCATCCCCCATTTGGAAAGCTAAGACCGCAGTTTGACGACTAACGCCAATCAAATCTGAGAGAGGTACCATAATCGGCATACTAAGCGCCGCTTGGCCACTGCCTGAAGCTACTGCAATATTCAACAGCGCTTGTGTAATAAACATTGCCCCAGCACTCAAACTCGCTGGAATAGTAGAGATCAAGCTTGAAATACTATAGAGAATTGTATCAATGATGAAACTTTCTTGAAGAATGACAACGGCAGCATAAGCGAGACCCACAATTAAGGCCCCAGTTGCCATTTCTTCGCAGCCTTTGACAAATGACTTGGTGATTTTGTTGAAGCCCATTCCATAAACAAGACCCATCACTAACGCCATAATAATAAAGAGCGCGGAAATTTCACCAATATACCAGCCAAATTGAATAACGGAATACGCTAAAACCACAAGTGTCAGACCCAGTACGCTAAGAACTGCAACTTGTCTTTTAGTGATTTTCTCCATCCCCATCATGTTCCGGTCAATTTCACGCGCTTGGTCTACTTCGTAAACAATACTTTTGGTTGGATCTTTTTTCACTTTATTTGCATACAACATGACAAAAATGATCGCTGCAGCCATATAGACGAGCCAAAAACCGACACGTGGTAACATGCCAGAAAATAGTGGTAGTTCAGCTAATCCTTGAGCAACTCCAACAGTGAAGGGGTTCATAAATGCAGCGGTAAATCCAGCCGATACACCAATCAACACCATAGCAAGTCCGACCATTGAGTCATAGCCTAAAATCATAGCAAGTGGCACCATAATCATGACAAATGGAAATGCTTCTTCGAACATTCCAATTGTTGCACCACCTATGCCGAAGAAAATCATTACAATTGGAATCATGATCATTTCTTTTCCTTTTGTCTTCGCAGACAAACTGGCAAACGCACCTTCGATTGCTTTTGTGTCACGGAACACATGGAATGCCCCACCTACAATAAAGATAAAGAAAATAATCGGTGCACTTTGCACCATTCCTTTATGAATGGCTTGAAACACAGTTAAAAATCCTGCTGGGTTTGAATCGATTTGTGCATACGATCCGTCAACAACGATCGTTTGCCCAGCATCGTTTGTTAATCGTTCATATTCACCTGCTGGAACAAAATAAGTCAAAATAGCCATAAACAAAATAACAATGAATAAAATATTAAACGGGTGAATTGCCTCTTTTTTCTTTTTCTCTTTCGTTGTTGCGTCAGTAACGATCGTCATTTTATTAGCTCCTTTTTTAGGGATTACAGATCACTACACTTCATCAATCACTACACTTTCCTCTCTGTCGTTATATAGTCGTTAAATGTTTTTACTAGATTACTATAGAAAGAAAAGTCAGTCAATAGAATTCAGATATGTTGCATACCTAAATGAAAAACAAATAAGTTAGTTTAGATTCATTCGATACACTGAACGTGGACGTCCTTTGCTATAAGGCTGTTCTTCTCCAATTTGCAGAGCATAACCTTCTTCAGTTATTTTTTTCATTAGTCGCTCCGCACTGCGTCGACCAATTTCAAGATATTCTGAAAGTTGGACTGTCGTAAATCCCTCGTCATGACGCAATTTCGCAAACTCTTGGAGCTTTGTCACTGTAGCTACACTTAAATGCGTTTTACCTGCTACCTTCAACGTCTCCGTATCTTCAGTTTTGACTTGAAACGTTTTTACTAATTCATTAAGTGGTCCAATAATTTTCTTTTCAGCAGTCATAAAGAAAACACCGTGTTCCAAACTTTTTCGACGAGCATAAAACAATGCAGTCTGCGCATTTTCTTCAGCTTCTTTCGCGGTCATACCTGCGCCACAACCGATATGAATAACCAACTGTTGGACCTCACTAAAATGGTTCAACAATTTCTGTAATCTTTCACTATACAAGAAAAGTTCCATGCTTCCGATAGTCCCATAAACTATAAATTGTCCCGGTGATTTTTTTTGAATAGGAGACTCCAAATTTCGTGCCAAATACGTTAACATTTGCTCTGCCAAGACTGCTTGTTCTCCTTCAGTAGTGAGTTCTGCACCAGATAAGGTAACAGAAATAATACCTACTGAGAATTCCATGTTTTTACTAATGGATAATTTCCCACACATGATTGCTTGCTGAAAGGTATCAATAATGGCTTTCCCTGGTACGATGATTGCCGTGGACGGAATACCCATTTTCTGGAGCCTGTCTCTCACGTAATCGATGTTTGTTACCGCATAAGTTGTTTTTCCACTCTCCCATAAATTTTGATGAAATTCGAGAACTGCATTGGGATCGATAGTTACTTGGTTTTCAGTTATTGTTTCTTTTGAATCTAAGACATGCCAATCCGACACATCCATATTCATTTCCTCTGCTACTTGATGTAAATGATGCTCATTATGGATATCTATTGATAATCCTTTTAGTCCTTCTTTTCGATTGAGCAACAAGTACAGTAAAGTGTGCGTTAATGTATATTCATCTGATGGAATAAATACCGAGGGTAAGTTTCGAGCTTTAGTACATGCTTTTGACAGAAAGTAAGGAAGCGGACCAGCGAACATAATGACGTCACATTCACGAATTTTCTTAACAATTGCTAGACTTTCCAAAGGATTGTCGTATGTATAATAAGTAACTCGACTAGTCGGAACTTCATTCTCAAATTTCTTAATCTCTTCAGCAAATTTTTTTGAACTTACGACTGCAATCCGGATCATTAAACACCCTCCTTTCTTTAGGAGCAACTATTTTATAAAATGGTAAAGACATATCTTGTCATTTATTTTAACAATCATGTATTCAATTTTTTAGAAAAAGAATTTTCCAATGCTGAAATGTATGTATTATATCACTAGCGCTCGATTAAAATAGTTGGGAATCACTACTTTTACTCGATTCGGAATGAAACCTACATTTGATATTCACGTCATCATTATTTAATAAAAAACTACCCCTTAGGAGATAAATCCCTTCGGAGTAGCTATTTACATTGCACAAATTTTACAGACTAGTAAACCTTAAATCTATCGTAAATATTCTTAATAACTCAGCACTTTGCGTTCAGCTGCTACTTTTTTCGAACGGAACCAAGCTACAACAAGCGCAGGGATCAAGACAAATCCTAAATAACCCATAACCGGATAAACTGTGCTGACCAAAGTGACGAAGCCAACAAAACTCGAGGCAAATGCTACAACACCGAAAATGCCAACAGATACTTTAAATTTTGCTGTATCTGGTTTTACGAATCGCGCTGTAAAGGAAATCTCTTGTCTATCCTACCTTCTTTGCCAATAGAATCTCTACCAATTCATCGCGATTTACTAATTTCACTTTATTGCTTCGCGCTAGTTCCGCTGCCGCTTTTGTGAAAAAACTATTGGTAACCACCCATGCTTCATTTGCTCCGTAATGCAGTTTTGCTGCGGAAATTTCTTGCACGGCTTTGATGCCAACATTACTTTTATATCGCTTTGCCTGCACAGCAATTTTTTGCGATCCTTTTTCCAAAATAAGGTCTGCCCCGTAATCGCCCGTATAAGGCGTTTTACGAACTGCATATCCTTCAGCCTTGTAACGGAGACGCAGAAACTCTTCAAATTCTGCCCCCGACATTGCATCCACTTGCAAAATACCTGACGCATTTAATTTCTTCTGCTTATTGTTTTGAATGGTCTTTACGATTGCTAGCATGCCAACAAAGCCGACAGCAAATACAGCGACCGTTGCTGTGAGTGACTGTGTGTAAACAAATGTGATTGCGCTACTAAGCATTAAAACTGCCATTAGCAGTTCTGATAGATTATCTTTCTTTTTCTTTCTGGCCATGGGAAACTTCCTTTTTTAAAAATAAAATTTTATTTCTAGTTACTATTCATAAGTTTGTTTAAAAAAGAGTAGTTCAACTCAATAAACTAGGACAGTGAAGAAATCACTCCAATGTGTAGTGACTGCGACATAACATTTCCTATATGTCTCTTCTCTTTAACGACATTAAATTGCTCTCTATCGATTATGCAATGAGTTTCATTATAATTTGAACGTTTTCTTATTACTTCAATCATTCAATTCAAATCAAACTTCTGCTTCAACCTTTTCACAATGTCTGCTTCTTTGCTTTGAATAAATTGGTTACCTAATTGTTTCACTAGGACATTAATCTCTTTAGTCATTTCTTTCTTCATTAACAATTGGTTAATTATTTGACCATTAGCTGCAAACTCTCTACCAACTAAATCGTCTAAAGAAATACTATATAGATCAGCTAGTTTGATCATTAATCTCAGAGGTGGTTCTGTAGTACCCACCTCAAATTTCCCATAAACTGCTTTAGTAATCTTTAAATGCTCTGCAACGATTTGATGTGACAATTTGTTCTGTAAGCGAAGTGATTTTAGGTTCTCAGTTAGTTTTGTCATCGGTTTGCTCCTTGAGTTTTTTTGTGATGTAGTTAAAATCGCCTTCCTAATTAATAAGACCTAACTAATGATTCAATAGTATCACATCAAGCATCTATTACTAACTAAATTTTTACTGATTTTGTAAATATTATTTCTCTTTTAAAAATGCCTCACCCTGGATATGCATTCCAGGGTGAGGCATTTTTCATTTATACAGTTATTTGTACTACCCCATCAAACTAAAATTGTCCACAAGATCATCGTGAAGACAATCGTCGTTACACCTTGCAACAAAGTCGCCATTGTTTGCGCTTTGTAGGCTTCCGTTACTTTCATGCCTGTAAACTGTGTGATAACCCAGAAAAAGCTATCGTTAACATGACTCACTGTCATTGCGCCTGCCCCAATCGCCATCACGACAAGCGCCAGTGGTACTGCGCCTTCGATGCCGAGCGTCGGCAACAGCGGTGCCATCAACGTTGACGTGATAACCAGTGCTGCTGTTGAAGAACCTTGAGCGGTTTTTAATGCCGCTGCAATAATGAATGGAATGAGTAAGAACAACGAGCCACCAGCAAGTGCTGTCATGTCCATTCCCGCTATCAAATCTGCCACACCTGAATTGCTAATAACTCGTCCGAATGCGCCACCTGCTCCAGTAATTAATAGAATAGGTGCTGCACCGACGATTCCTTCGCCAATCCACCCAGATAAGGTTTCTTCGTTCCATTTTGGCAGTAATAAGAGCGCTGCTAAGACACCAAATAATAGCGCCACTGTTGGTGATCCTAAAAATTTCAATAAACTTGTCAGCCCACCATCACCACCAAGAATACCGGCAACAGACCCTGCTCCGATCAATACCAATGGTAGAACAATCGGCAAGAAGGCTTTAAATGTAGAAGGCATTTTCCCAAATGATTTAATGACTTCTTCGTAGCTCAATTCGCCGTCTTCTAAAGTATCATCAGGCACTTCGATTTTGGCAGCGACTTTAACAGCCCAAAGATACCCGACAACTGCTGCTGGAATTGCGACGACTAAACCGATTAAGATAATTGTCCCTAAGTAATTTTCAGCACCTAAGTTACCAGCTGCAGCAATTGGTCCTGGTGTTGGCGGTACCAAAGTATGGGTTGCGTATAAACCAGTTGCGAGCGCCACTGACATCGAAGCCATGGATACTTTCGCACGTCTTGCTAAGGCTTTTCGTAAACTCGATAAAATAATAAATCCAGAATCACAAAACACAGGAATTGATACGATAAAGCCAATAATCGACATCGCTAGTTGCGGTCGCTTTTCACCAATCAAACGCAATACCACTTCTGCCATCCGGTAAGCTGCACCGGATTTCTCTAAAATAACACCGATAATTGTTCCGGCAACAATGACAATCCCGATATTGGTCATCAACCCGCCAAAGCCTTCGTTAACGTTCAGTACAACGTCAGCTAGCGGCATACCGGACGCGATGCCCATAAAAAATGCGCCGATTAATAACGATAAGAACGGATGAACTTTGAATACAGCAGTTAACAACACAACCAAGATGACACTTAACGCAATAACGAAAAACAACATGTTAACACCCCTTTTGGTTTTCTATATAGTTTTTAACGACTGTTTTGGTTTTTATTTTCAATTGGTTATAGGCATCGGCTACCGCTCGTTCTGCCGATACGGTGTCACTGACAATCGAGTGAATTTCGGTGAAATAAGGCTCTAGTAACTCTGTACTTTCCGGTTCAACCATCCCCGAAATTAAAATCACTGGAGTCCCCGTTCTTTTTGCAGCTTCAGCAATCCCTAAAGGGGTTTTTCCCGATAAAGTTTGACTATCACTTTTCCCTTCTCCGGTCACAATCAAATCGACCGTTTCCAAATGATTTTGAAATGCAATCGCTTCAAGTACGACATCAACACCACGCTGCATATTACCTGCAAAAAACGCTTGCATCGCGCCACCAGCACCACCTGCTGCACCGGCACCTTTTTTATGATGAAGTGCCGTTCCAGTAAGTCGCTCGACAACATCTCCAAAATTTTGTAGATTGCTATCGAGTTGCTCGACTGCTTCTGGAGACGCTCCTTTTTGTGGACCGAATACTGCAGAAGCTCCTTGTTCACCGATTAAGACATTCTCTACGTCGCAGGCAATTAGAAACGTACTTTCCGCAATGCGCGGATCAAAATGACTACGATCAATTTCAGCAAGTTCACCGAGTGCGCCCCCACCCCTTCTTAAACGTTGCCCACTGCGGTCTAGAAAAGTCATACCAAGAGCTTCTAGCATTCCTGCTCCTCCGTCATTGGTAGCACTGCCGCCAAGTCCAATGATAAAGCTTCGGAAACCAGCATCTAAAGCGTGACAGATCAGTTCTCCTGTACCGAATGACGAAGTCTTGAACGGATTTCGTTGCTCTATTTTCAATAAGGTCAGTCCAGAAGCTTCTGCGATTTCGATAACGCATATTTGATCGTCACCAAGAATTCCGTAACGAGCGGTAATTCTACGGCCAAGCGGATCCTCGACGTCGTGCGTGATCAATTTGCCACCTGTCGCCTCGACCATGGCCGTCATCGTTCCTTCCCCGCCGTCTGCTGCCGGTAGCAAGACGACTTCTATCTCACGACCCAGTTCCTGTATGGCTTCTGCCATTGCTTGTGCGGCTGTTGTAGCAGACAAACTGCCTTTAAATGAATCGGGTGCTACTATAATTTTCAATCTCTAAAACCTCCTTACCCTATTAGTAAAGCGCTTACATAAAATTATAATGAAAAAGAAGCCAATATACATTATACTGACGGTATGGATTTTTGACGAAATATTTAGAATATATATACACAGAGGAGTATTTATGATTACAAAACAGCTGGCGGAGGAAATTGTAGAACAAACCATGATCCGATTAAACCGCAACTTAAACGTTATGGATACCAACGGCATGATTTTGGCTTCAGGAGAAACCGAGCGGATTGAAAAAATTCATGAGGCCGCAGCTCAAGTCGCTAAAAGCGGTGAAACCTTGTGGATTAAAGAAACGGATTTAGCAGCTTGGCATGGCGTCAAACCCGGCGTCAACTTACCGATTTATTTTCAAGAAAAACTTGTGGGGGTCATCGGGATTACAGGTAACCCAGAAGAGCTCAAAGAAATCTCGACGCTCGTTCAATTGACGACAGAAATGATGGTCCATCAATCACTGATTACCTCTCATATTGAATGGAATCGTAAGCGCAATGAATTGATTTTTGATGAACTGACCAGTGGCAATCCTTTGTCTGCCGCTGTCCATGAACGGATTTCACAAATGAGACTCGACCAAAACACGTCATTTATCACGCTATTAATTGAAATAAAAAAATCTCCTTCACTTTCTCGCAGAATTATCGAACAGCTCGAAAGCCATTTCGATGGTCAAACGATTGTTACGGGTCACTCGCAACTAAACGAAATCTTCCTATTGATGAAGAACGATGAACCGGCAAACCTTCAACAAAAATTAACTACCCTGCTCCAAATACTGCAACAAACGGCACTCGTTAGAATGGGTGTCGGCGTAACAGTCAGTAGCATTCTGGATACCCGAACTTCTTATCTCGCGGCAAAAAACGCATTGGATTTCGGAAAGCCTGATCAGTCGCTCGTTTATTTTGAAGACGTGGAATTGATAGCGCTATTAAAACATAATCCGCATGTCGAGCTCGAAAATTTTACCAATAGAATACTAGTAGATTTGAACGATTCCTTATGCCAAACACTGGTTATGTACTTTATCTGCAACAAAAACAGCGCAGAAACCGCTGACTGCTTAAAAGTTCACCGCCATACTTTGAGTTACCGGCTAAAAAAAATCTATGATGCAACCGGATTAGATCCGACTAATTTTCAAGACGCAGTTGTACTACATTTGGCACTGACGTTGCGGGATTGAGTTGTCTTAAAATACTTTGCGACTTTCTTTCATATAAAAAAACTCCAGCCACCTGCTTGAACAAGGTTTCTGGAGTCTTCTATACGCCAACTGCATAGACAGTTTCATTTGCTCAACAAAACGATTCAAGATTTTTTCTCCAAATCATCCATTCTCTTTTCCAGTTTGGTTAGTTTACTCGTTGCTGTAGTACTTAAAATAAATCCAATCAGGCCGAAAGAGAATCCTGTCATTCCAAAAGTAAATCCCAAAATTGCAAAAGACTCCAAAGTAATTCCCCTTAACTTTTGTATTCTTGAGTCACTATCTCCAATTATGTTTTATTCGCAACACATTTGTTGATTACAAAAAGAGCAAATTAGAACATCGATCGTTTTGTCGAAATCAATTCCCAATCCGTAACGCCTTGTCTTTGTTCTGCAATACTGCCACAATACTCAATGCTGCAAGAAGACTGGTCTTCGGATTGTTTGGCATCGGATTATTTTCTACTTTTAGTTCCATGCGTCCAAAATCCCCTATCGCTTCAATGGTGTGGGTATTTCGTACAACTTTCGGATCGACGATAACCCGTACGATGGTTTTCTCAACGCCAATTCCAGCAAGTGCCAGCGTCATTGCGACATTAACATTTTTCGGGAATTTCTCGACAGCTTGATAAGCAGAGCCTTCAAATATCACTTTCTCTTCACTGGCTTCGATACCAAGAGATGCTGGTGATTTTCGTGTCGTGATTCGAACTTGGTTTAAGCCTCCAGTTGCTTTAGCCGATTGCAATACGTCTAATCCGCCAATTGCGCCAGATGGCAAGAAAACTTGCGTGCCTACAGACTCAGCTAATCGATCCACTTCCTCTAAAAAATCGCTATCTTTGAACACGCCAATGCTACTAACAACAAGGTCTTTCTTACAAGTCACTACTTCTTTTGCATATAGACCCGCCACTTCTATCGTCGCTGCCTCTACCACGATATCGAGTGGTATTTCTAAAAATTCGTGAATGTCTGTATGAAAGTCCACACCAAATTGCTCGCTCAAGTGTGAACCTACTTCTTGATTGCGGCCAAAAATGGCTATGATTTTCCCTTCGATCATCTGATTACTGTTTACCTGTTCTAGTAGAAATGAAGCAATGTTACCTGTTCCAATAATTCCGATTTTCATAATTGTCCTCCTCACTTTAAACTCACATTTTATGGTATTGCATAAAGTGTAAGCTATTGTCGGTCTCTTTTACAAATTTTAGAAAAAAATCTATTTCACTGTTTCCTGATTAAGATCAATCACGATAGGGAAAAGAATACTTATAGCAGGTATTTACAGCAGAGGAGGAAATTTAATGAGTAAAACAGCAATTATTACAGGTGGCGGTAGTGGATTAGGACAATCTGCAGCTTTTTATTTAGCCGAAGAAGGCGTCAATATTTCAGTTGTCGATATTAGCGAAGAAAGTGGCAACGAAACAGTCGCCAAACTTAAAGAAATAGGCGTTGATGCGATTTTCATTAAAGCGGACGTCTCTAAAGCGGAAGAAGTCAAAAAC is part of the Planococcus kocurii genome and encodes:
- a CDS encoding GntP family permease; its protein translation is MLFFVIALSVILVVLLTAVFKVHPFLSLLIGAFFMGIASGMPLADVVLNVNEGFGGLMTNIGIVIVAGTIIGVILEKSGAAYRMAEVVLRLIGEKRPQLAMSIIGFIVSIPVFCDSGFIILSSLRKALARRAKVSMASMSVALATGLYATHTLVPPTPGPIAAAGNLGAENYLGTIILIGLVVAIPAAVVGYLWAVKVAAKIEVPDDTLEDGELSYEEVIKSFGKMPSTFKAFLPIVLPLVLIGAGSVAGILGGDGGLTSLLKFLGSPTVALLFGVLAALLLLPKWNEETLSGWIGEGIVGAAPILLITGAGGAFGRVISNSGVADLIAGMDMTALAGGSLFLLIPFIIAAALKTAQGSSTAALVITSTLMAPLLPTLGIEGAVPLALVVMAIGAGAMTVSHVNDSFFWVITQFTGMKVTEAYKAQTMATLLQGVTTIVFTMILWTILV
- a CDS encoding helix-turn-helix domain-containing protein, whose protein sequence is MTKLTENLKSLRLQNKLSHQIVAEHLKITKAVYGKFEVGTTEPPLRLMIKLADLYSISLDDLVGREFAANGQIINQLLMKKEMTKEINVLVKQLGNQFIQSKEADIVKRLKQKFDLN
- a CDS encoding YfcC family protein, which encodes MTIVTDATTKEKKKKEAIHPFNILFIVILFMAILTYFVPAGEYERLTNDAGQTIVVDGSYAQIDSNPAGFLTVFQAIHKGMVQSAPIIFFIFIVGGAFHVFRDTKAIEGAFASLSAKTKGKEMIMIPIVMIFFGIGGATIGMFEEAFPFVMIMVPLAMILGYDSMVGLAMVLIGVSAGFTAAFMNPFTVGVAQGLAELPLFSGMLPRVGFWLVYMAAAIIFVMLYANKVKKDPTKSIVYEVDQAREIDRNMMGMEKITKRQVAVLSVLGLTLVVLAYSVIQFGWYIGEISALFIIMALVMGLVYGMGFNKITKSFVKGCEEMATGALIVGLAYAAVVILQESFIIDTILYSISSLISTIPASLSAGAMFITQALLNIAVASGSGQAALSMPIMVPLSDLIGVSRQTAVLAFQMGDGITNMFSPTNGLLFAALAMAGIPILKWFKWVWPLILVQAVLSLIFVTVAHFFIWPV
- the nadX gene encoding aspartate dehydrogenase, with product MKIGIIGTGNIASFLLEQVNSNQMIEGKIIAIFGRNQEVGSHLSEQFGVDFHTDIHEFLEIPLDIVVEAATIEVAGLYAKEVVTCKKDLVVSSIGVFKDSDFLEEVDRLAESVGTQVFLPSGAIGGLDVLQSAKATGGLNQVRITTRKSPASLGIEASEEKVIFEGSAYQAVEKFPKNVNVAMTLALAGIGVEKTIVRVIVDPKVVRNTHTIEAIGDFGRMELKVENNPMPNNPKTSLLAALSIVAVLQNKDKALRIGN
- a CDS encoding CdaR family transcriptional regulator, which codes for MITKQLAEEIVEQTMIRLNRNLNVMDTNGMILASGETERIEKIHEAAAQVAKSGETLWIKETDLAAWHGVKPGVNLPIYFQEKLVGVIGITGNPEELKEISTLVQLTTEMMVHQSLITSHIEWNRKRNELIFDELTSGNPLSAAVHERISQMRLDQNTSFITLLIEIKKSPSLSRRIIEQLESHFDGQTIVTGHSQLNEIFLLMKNDEPANLQQKLTTLLQILQQTALVRMGVGVTVSSILDTRTSYLAAKNALDFGKPDQSLVYFEDVELIALLKHNPHVELENFTNRILVDLNDSLCQTLVMYFICNKNSAETADCLKVHRHTLSYRLKKIYDATGLDPTNFQDAVVLHLALTLRD
- a CDS encoding M20 metallopeptidase family protein, encoding MLDKLFARYEELYPELVEIRRELHRNPEISNEEVETPKKIAAYLIELGLDVRTGVGGRGVVGYLKGGKPGKTIALRADFDALPIQDEKQVEYKSQVAGAMHACGHDLHTTTLLGVAKVLSEIKEEIPGTIVFLHQFAEETTPGGAQFMIEDGCLDGVDVVYGAHVMSHEPVGTAQVIEGYASSAQDDFYVEVQGVGGHGASPHMTVDALVTACQLVVNYQQIISRRVSPMRQAALTVGAIHSGSVTNIIPDTASLKGTVRTFDEETRDVIENAMQQVTASTCEAAGATVKFNYIRDCPSIFNDATETDRIREVAKWVLGTENVSDAEKMTGSEDFAFYQQVVPGTYFMVGGGNPQLNAVYPHHHPKFDVDELSIQHIGKIFIGGALNYLSDGEIKKDLKKNSVLL
- a CDS encoding restriction endonuclease, which gives rise to MARKKKKDNLSELLMAVLMLSSAITFVYTQSLTATVAVFAVGFVGMLAIVKTIQNNKQKKLNASGILQVDAMSGAEFEEFLRLRYKAEGYAVRKTPYTGDYGADLILEKGSQKIAVQAKRYKSNVGIKAVQEISAAKLHYGANEAWVVTNSFFTKAAAELARSNKVKLVNRDELVEILLAKKVG
- a CDS encoding glycerate kinase; translation: MKIIVAPDSFKGSLSATTAAQAMAEAIQELGREIEVVLLPAADGGEGTMTAMVEATGGKLITHDVEDPLGRRITARYGILGDDQICVIEIAEASGLTLLKIEQRNPFKTSSFGTGELICHALDAGFRSFIIGLGGSATNDGGAGMLEALGMTFLDRSGQRLRRGGGALGELAEIDRSHFDPRIAESTFLIACDVENVLIGEQGASAVFGPQKGASPEAVEQLDSNLQNFGDVVERLTGTALHHKKGAGAAGGAGGAMQAFFAGNMQRGVDVVLEAIAFQNHLETVDLIVTGEGKSDSQTLSGKTPLGIAEAAKRTGTPVILISGMVEPESTELLEPYFTEIHSIVSDTVSAERAVADAYNQLKIKTKTVVKNYIENQKGC